A single window of Achromobacter xylosoxidans DNA harbors:
- a CDS encoding MetQ/NlpA family ABC transporter substrate-binding protein, which translates to MRLNFVRSALVASALLVAATAAHAEKIVVGATQVPHAEILEVVKPQLAKEGVELDIKVFNDYVQPNLQLADKQLDANFFQHKPYLDTFNKDRKATLVPVALVHVEPFGGYSKKIKSLAELKDGATVAIPNDPSNGGRALVLLQKQGVIKLKDPSNILATAADVTDNPKKLKFRELEAAMLPRSLDDVDLALINTNYALEAGLVPTKDALFIEGSDSPYANILVTRSDNKDAPGIKKLVNALHSPEVKKFIVEKYKGAVVPAF; encoded by the coding sequence ATGCGTTTGAATTTCGTCCGTTCCGCCCTGGTGGCGTCGGCCCTGCTGGTGGCAGCCACCGCCGCCCATGCCGAAAAGATCGTGGTGGGCGCCACCCAGGTGCCGCATGCCGAGATCCTGGAAGTGGTCAAGCCGCAGCTGGCCAAGGAAGGCGTGGAACTCGACATCAAGGTGTTCAACGACTACGTGCAGCCCAACCTGCAACTGGCCGACAAGCAGCTCGATGCCAACTTCTTCCAGCACAAGCCGTACCTGGATACCTTCAACAAGGACCGCAAGGCCACGCTGGTGCCGGTCGCCCTGGTGCACGTGGAGCCGTTCGGCGGTTACTCCAAGAAGATCAAGAGCCTGGCCGAACTGAAGGACGGCGCCACCGTCGCCATCCCGAACGATCCGTCCAATGGCGGGCGCGCGCTGGTGCTGCTGCAGAAGCAGGGCGTCATCAAGCTGAAGGATCCCTCCAACATCCTGGCGACCGCCGCGGACGTGACCGATAACCCCAAGAAGCTGAAGTTCCGCGAACTCGAGGCCGCCATGCTGCCGCGCTCGCTGGACGACGTCGACCTGGCCCTGATCAACACCAACTACGCGCTCGAAGCCGGCCTGGTGCCGACCAAGGACGCGCTGTTCATCGAGGGCTCGGATTCGCCGTACGCCAACATCCTGGTGACCCGCTCGGACAACAAGGACGCGCCGGGAATCAAGAAGCTGGTCAATGCGCTGCATTCGCCCGAGGTGAAGAAGTTCATCGTCGAGAAATACAAGGGCGCCGTGGTGCCGGCGTTCTGA
- the argB gene encoding acetylglutamate kinase — protein sequence MTDTPDPAAVSSPAVKAAVLSEALPYIRRFHGKTIVVKYGGNAMTEERLQRSFAHDVVLLKLVGLNPVVVHGGGPQIDDALRRIGKQGTFIQGMRVTDAETMEVVEWVLGGQVQQDIVMMINEVGGKAVGLTGKDGGLIQAQKKLMANKENPAEPIDIGFVGDITLVEPAVVKALQDDQFIPVISPIGYGEDGTAYNINADVVAGKMAEVLGAEKLLMLTNTPGVLDKGGKLLRSLSAQTIDELFADGTISGGMLPKISSALDAAKNGVNSVHIVDGRVPHCLLLEILTDQGVGTMISSH from the coding sequence ATGACCGACACCCCCGACCCTGCTGCCGTCTCGTCTCCCGCTGTCAAAGCCGCGGTGCTCTCCGAAGCGCTGCCTTATATCCGACGATTCCACGGCAAAACCATCGTGGTCAAGTACGGCGGCAACGCCATGACGGAAGAGCGCCTGCAGCGCAGCTTCGCGCATGACGTGGTGTTGCTCAAGCTGGTGGGTCTGAATCCGGTGGTGGTGCACGGCGGCGGCCCGCAGATCGACGACGCGCTGCGCCGCATCGGCAAGCAGGGCACCTTCATCCAGGGCATGCGCGTCACCGATGCCGAGACCATGGAAGTGGTCGAATGGGTGCTGGGCGGCCAGGTCCAGCAAGACATCGTCATGATGATCAACGAGGTCGGCGGCAAGGCCGTGGGCCTGACCGGCAAGGACGGCGGACTGATCCAGGCCCAGAAGAAGCTGATGGCCAACAAGGAAAACCCGGCCGAACCGATCGACATCGGTTTCGTCGGCGACATCACCCTGGTCGAGCCGGCGGTGGTCAAGGCCCTGCAGGACGACCAGTTCATTCCGGTCATCTCGCCCATCGGCTACGGTGAAGACGGCACCGCCTACAACATCAACGCCGACGTCGTCGCCGGCAAGATGGCCGAAGTGCTGGGCGCCGAAAAGCTGCTGATGCTGACCAACACCCCGGGCGTGCTGGACAAGGGCGGCAAGCTGCTGCGCAGCCTGTCGGCCCAGACCATCGACGAGCTGTTCGCCGACGGCACCATCTCGGGCGGCATGCTGCCCAAGATCTCGTCGGCGCTGGATGCCGCCAAGAATGGCGTCAATTCGGTGCACATCGTCGACGGCCGCGTGCCGCACTGCCTGTTGCTGGAAATCCTGACCGACCAAGGCGTTGGCACGATGATCAGCTCGCACTGA
- a CDS encoding pyrimidine 5'-nucleotidase — translation MRALRTLLRPAVRQRRSRRTTTDAPGRLWLFDLDNTLHDTSHAIFPRIDHGMTMAVAEALEVDVDTANAVRKQYWQRYGATMIGMVRHHGVDPHVFLHRSHDFDVNPLVRAEKALAYKLKQLPGRKVLLTNAPLHYARAVLRRLGILRQFDSLWAIEHMRLHGEFRPKPSPALLRYVLAREGVPARQAVLVEDTLANLRGARRAGLRTVHVFHPGTPFARGRAQRPAYVDLRVNSVSDLLLRRRPLRG, via the coding sequence ATGCGAGCGCTGCGCACCCTGCTGCGGCCGGCGGTGCGCCAGCGCCGCTCGCGCCGCACGACCACGGACGCCCCCGGGCGCCTGTGGTTGTTCGACCTGGACAACACGCTGCACGATACGTCGCATGCGATCTTCCCTCGAATCGACCATGGCATGACCATGGCGGTGGCCGAGGCGCTGGAGGTCGACGTCGACACCGCCAATGCCGTGCGCAAGCAGTACTGGCAGCGCTATGGCGCCACGATGATCGGCATGGTCCGGCACCATGGCGTGGACCCGCATGTCTTCCTGCATCGCAGCCATGATTTCGACGTCAATCCGCTCGTGCGCGCCGAAAAGGCGCTGGCGTACAAGCTGAAGCAACTGCCCGGGCGCAAGGTACTGCTGACCAACGCGCCGCTGCATTACGCGCGCGCGGTGCTGCGGCGGCTGGGCATCCTGCGCCAGTTCGACAGCCTGTGGGCCATCGAGCACATGCGCCTGCATGGCGAATTCCGCCCCAAGCCATCGCCGGCGCTGCTGCGCTACGTGCTGGCGCGCGAAGGCGTGCCGGCGCGCCAGGCGGTGCTGGTGGAAGACACCCTTGCCAATCTGCGCGGCGCGCGCCGCGCCGGGCTGCGCACGGTGCATGTGTTCCATCCCGGCACCCCGTTTGCGCGCGGCCGCGCGCAACGGCCGGCCTACGTCGACTTGCGGGTAAACTCCGTCAGTGATTTGCTGCTGCGCCGGCGCCCCTTGCGGGGTTGA
- the slmA gene encoding nucleoid occlusion factor SlmA — translation MASKPGERKTQILQTLAEMLEQPHASRITTAALAARLAVSEAALYRHFASKAQMFEGLIEFIETSIFTLVNQIAIAEPYGLSQAHQTVSMLLTFSERNRGMTRVLTGDALVTEDNRLQERINHINDRIEASLKQSLRIAVTDGGLPPEANVAAHASLLTHLVLGRWLRYAQSGWRVAPTLHLDEQLRLALG, via the coding sequence ATGGCGAGCAAACCCGGCGAGCGCAAGACCCAGATTCTGCAGACCCTGGCCGAGATGCTGGAGCAGCCGCACGCCTCGCGCATCACCACGGCGGCGCTGGCCGCGCGCCTGGCGGTATCGGAAGCCGCGCTTTATCGGCATTTCGCCAGCAAGGCGCAGATGTTCGAAGGGCTGATCGAATTCATCGAAACCAGCATCTTCACGCTGGTGAACCAGATCGCCATCGCCGAGCCCTATGGCCTGTCGCAGGCGCACCAGACGGTGTCGATGCTGCTGACGTTCTCGGAACGTAATCGAGGCATGACGCGGGTGCTGACGGGTGACGCCCTGGTCACCGAGGACAATCGCCTGCAGGAACGGATCAACCACATCAACGACCGCATCGAGGCGTCGTTGAAGCAATCGCTGCGTATCGCCGTGACCGACGGCGGCCTGCCGCCCGAGGCCAACGTGGCCGCGCACGCCAGCCTGCTGACGCACCTGGTGCTGGGCCGCTGGCTGCGCTATGCGCAGAGCGGCTGGCGCGTGGCGCCCACGCTGCACCTGGACGAGCAATTGCGCCTGGCGTTGGGCTGA
- a CDS encoding DASS family sodium-coupled anion symporter, with protein MTAETAVPASQAPKKTKIPIGLVAGFIVMIGVLMLPLPADLPVAGHRMLAILAFAVVVWITEAVSYEASAIMITTLMAFLLGTAPTIKDPQVVYGTSAAISMALTGFANSALALVTGALFIAAAMTFTGLDRRIALVTLSKVGTSTRRILIGCIAVTIVLSLVVPSATARSAAVVPIMMGVIAAFGVDKRSNIAAGIMIIVAQATSIWNVGIQTAAAQNLLTVGFMEKMLGQRVAWSDWLIAGAPWSLIMSAVLIIIVLKLLPPESDSIAGGKEAVEKSLLELGPMTGAQKRLMAVSVMLLLFWSTEGKLHKFDTTSTTYFGLVLLLLPRFGVMTWKDVQSRIPWGTVIVFGVGISLGTALLTTQAGQWLGNQVVAHTGLDHLGPLAIFAILSAFLIIIHLGFASATALTSAMLPILISVLATLPGDFSRLGMTMLLGFVVSYGFILPINAPQNMVCLGTETFNAKQFAKVGILVTIIGYALMMLMGMTYWRWLGWL; from the coding sequence ATGACTGCGGAAACCGCTGTCCCTGCCTCGCAAGCCCCCAAGAAAACCAAAATCCCGATCGGCCTGGTCGCCGGCTTCATCGTCATGATCGGCGTGCTGATGCTGCCCTTGCCGGCCGACCTGCCCGTTGCCGGCCATCGCATGCTGGCGATCCTGGCGTTCGCGGTGGTGGTGTGGATCACGGAAGCCGTGTCCTACGAAGCCAGCGCGATCATGATCACGACGCTGATGGCCTTCCTGCTGGGCACCGCGCCCACCATCAAGGATCCGCAGGTGGTCTACGGCACGTCGGCCGCCATCAGCATGGCGCTGACCGGCTTCGCCAACTCGGCGCTGGCGCTGGTCACCGGCGCCCTGTTCATCGCCGCGGCCATGACCTTCACCGGACTGGATCGGCGCATCGCGCTGGTGACGCTGTCCAAGGTCGGAACCAGCACGCGGCGCATCCTGATCGGATGTATCGCCGTGACCATCGTGCTGAGCCTGGTAGTGCCCAGCGCGACCGCCCGCAGCGCGGCCGTGGTGCCCATCATGATGGGCGTGATCGCGGCCTTCGGCGTGGACAAGCGCTCGAACATCGCCGCCGGCATCATGATCATCGTGGCGCAGGCCACCAGCATCTGGAACGTGGGCATCCAGACCGCGGCCGCGCAGAACCTGCTGACGGTCGGCTTCATGGAAAAGATGCTGGGCCAGCGCGTGGCCTGGTCGGACTGGCTGATCGCCGGCGCGCCCTGGTCGCTGATCATGTCGGCGGTGTTGATCATCATTGTGCTCAAGCTGCTGCCGCCGGAAAGCGACAGCATCGCGGGGGGCAAGGAAGCCGTGGAGAAATCGCTGCTTGAACTGGGCCCCATGACGGGCGCGCAAAAGCGCCTGATGGCCGTGTCGGTCATGCTGCTGCTGTTCTGGTCGACCGAAGGCAAGCTGCACAAGTTCGACACCACCTCCACCACCTACTTCGGCCTGGTGCTGCTGCTGTTGCCGCGCTTTGGCGTGATGACGTGGAAAGACGTGCAATCGCGCATTCCATGGGGCACCGTGATCGTCTTCGGCGTCGGCATCAGCCTGGGCACCGCGCTGCTGACCACGCAGGCCGGCCAATGGCTGGGCAACCAGGTGGTGGCGCACACCGGCCTGGACCATCTCGGCCCGCTGGCCATCTTCGCGATCCTGTCGGCCTTCCTGATCATCATCCACCTGGGGTTCGCCAGCGCCACCGCGCTGACCTCGGCGATGCTGCCGATCCTGATCTCGGTGCTGGCCACGCTGCCGGGCGACTTCAGCCGCCTGGGCATGACCATGCTGCTGGGCTTCGTGGTGAGCTATGGCTTCATCCTGCCGATCAACGCGCCGCAGAACATGGTGTGCCTGGGCACGGAAACCTTCAACGCCAAGCAGTTCGCCAAGGTCGGCATCCTGGTCACCATCATCGGCTACGCGCTGATGATGCTGATGGGCATGACCTACTGGCGCTGGCTGGGCTGGCTGTAA
- a CDS encoding Ldh family oxidoreductase, whose amino-acid sequence MKISIAQANEYGRRVLMAQGVPEDIARDVAEHLVESDRVGYTSHGLSILTNYRRVLAEGLAQADGRPELLNDRGAMLAYDGHNGLGQYVGKVVIEQAIERTQAHGQCILTLRRSHHLGRMGHYGEMVAAKGLILLAFTNVINRAPTVAPFGGARACLTTNPLCFAGPLPGGRPPFIVDMATSSIAVNKARVLAAKGEQAPPGSLIDAQGNPTTDPGALFTDPPGALLPFGGHKGYAMGLVAELLAGVLSGGGTIQPEHPRNGVATNNMFALLLDPQVDFNTDWRSMEVGAFIDYLHACPPQPGVDGVQYPGEYEARNRELNADSLEFSPPIWEGLKKLAADVGVADALP is encoded by the coding sequence ATGAAGATCTCCATTGCCCAAGCCAATGAATACGGCCGTCGCGTGCTGATGGCGCAAGGCGTGCCGGAAGATATCGCGCGCGACGTGGCCGAGCACCTGGTGGAGTCCGACCGCGTGGGCTACACCAGCCACGGCCTGTCCATCCTGACCAACTATCGGCGTGTGCTGGCCGAAGGCCTGGCGCAGGCCGACGGCCGCCCCGAACTGCTCAACGACCGTGGCGCCATGCTGGCCTACGACGGCCACAACGGCCTGGGCCAGTACGTGGGCAAGGTCGTGATCGAGCAGGCCATCGAGCGCACGCAGGCGCACGGCCAGTGCATCCTGACACTGCGCCGCAGCCACCACCTGGGCCGCATGGGCCACTACGGCGAGATGGTGGCGGCCAAGGGTCTGATCCTGCTGGCCTTCACCAACGTGATCAACCGCGCCCCCACCGTGGCGCCGTTCGGCGGCGCGCGCGCCTGCCTGACGACCAATCCGCTGTGCTTTGCCGGCCCATTGCCGGGCGGCCGCCCGCCGTTCATCGTCGACATGGCGACCAGTTCGATCGCGGTGAACAAGGCCCGCGTGCTGGCGGCCAAGGGCGAGCAGGCGCCGCCGGGCTCGCTGATCGACGCGCAAGGCAATCCGACCACGGACCCGGGCGCCCTGTTCACCGATCCGCCGGGCGCGCTGCTGCCGTTCGGCGGCCACAAGGGTTACGCGATGGGCCTGGTGGCCGAGCTGCTGGCGGGCGTGCTGTCCGGCGGCGGCACGATCCAGCCGGAACACCCGCGCAACGGGGTGGCCACGAACAATATGTTCGCGCTGCTGCTGGATCCGCAGGTGGACTTCAATACGGACTGGCGCTCGATGGAAGTGGGCGCGTTCATCGACTACCTGCATGCCTGCCCGCCCCAGCCGGGCGTGGATGGGGTTCAGTACCCGGGCGAGTATGAAGCCCGCAATCGGGAGCTGAACGCGGATTCGCTGGAATTTTCGCCGCCCATCTGGGAGGGGTTGAAGAAGCTGGCCGCGGACGTTGGGGTGGCTGACGCGTTGCCTTGA
- the rodA gene encoding rod shape-determining protein RodA, with translation MKRLGLILLRVFTAFDWPLLAILLMFAALGLTVMHSAVGGTDWRFAEQSRNFIIAFFAMWTMALIPPKWLMKLALPFYVIGVVLLLGVEFFGETSKGATRWLNLGVTRIQPSEMMKIAVPMMLAWYFQRHEGAVRIRDFLAAAAMLAAPFGLIVLQPDLGTALLVFGAGFFVIYFAGLSFKLLVPVMLAGIIAIGTLVYYEDQLCEPDVNWVVLHDYQKHRVCTLLNPSSDPLGKGFHTIQSMIAVGSGGVYGKGYMKGTQTHLDFIPERTTDFIFAVYAEEFGLYGGIAILVLYGLMMARGLTIASRASSQFGRLLSGALTMMLFIYVFVNVGMVTGILPVVGVPLPFMSYGGTALFTMGIAFGIMMSISRHRSVKS, from the coding sequence ATGAAGCGTCTCGGCCTGATCCTGCTGCGCGTCTTCACGGCCTTCGACTGGCCGCTGCTGGCGATCCTGCTCATGTTCGCGGCGCTCGGCCTGACGGTCATGCATTCGGCGGTGGGCGGCACCGACTGGCGCTTCGCCGAACAGTCGCGCAATTTCATCATCGCTTTTTTCGCCATGTGGACCATGGCGCTGATCCCGCCCAAATGGCTGATGAAGCTGGCGCTGCCGTTCTATGTGATCGGCGTGGTGCTGCTGCTGGGGGTGGAGTTCTTCGGCGAGACCAGCAAGGGCGCGACGCGCTGGCTCAACCTGGGCGTGACCCGTATCCAGCCGTCCGAAATGATGAAGATCGCCGTGCCCATGATGCTGGCCTGGTATTTCCAGCGCCACGAGGGCGCGGTGCGCATCCGCGACTTCCTGGCCGCCGCCGCGATGCTGGCCGCGCCCTTCGGGCTGATCGTGCTGCAACCCGACCTGGGCACCGCGCTGCTGGTGTTCGGCGCCGGCTTCTTCGTCATCTACTTCGCCGGACTGTCGTTCAAGCTGCTGGTGCCGGTCATGCTGGCGGGCATCATCGCCATCGGCACGCTGGTGTACTACGAAGACCAGTTGTGCGAACCGGACGTCAACTGGGTGGTGCTGCACGATTACCAGAAGCACCGCGTCTGCACGCTGCTCAACCCCAGTTCCGATCCGCTCGGCAAGGGTTTCCACACCATCCAGTCGATGATCGCGGTGGGCTCGGGCGGGGTCTACGGCAAGGGCTACATGAAGGGCACGCAGACGCACCTGGACTTCATCCCCGAACGCACCACCGACTTCATCTTCGCCGTCTACGCCGAGGAATTCGGCCTGTACGGCGGTATCGCCATCCTGGTTCTGTATGGCCTGATGATGGCCCGCGGCCTGACCATCGCTTCGCGCGCGTCATCGCAGTTCGGGCGGTTGCTGTCCGGGGCGTTGACGATGATGCTGTTCATCTATGTATTTGTGAACGTGGGCATGGTGACGGGGATTCTGCCTGTGGTCGGGGTGCCATTGCCGTTCATGAGCTATGGCGGTACCGCGTTGTTCACCATGGGGATTGCGTTTGGGATCATGATGAGCATTAGTCGGCATCGGTCGGTCAAGAGCTGA
- the mrdA gene encoding penicillin-binding protein 2, giving the protein MFEFKKTGQQQKQRFRLRAWVGGIFALVCFGVLIGRFWYLQVDRYEGLSERADRNRIAVVPIPPRRGEILDRNGEVLARNYRTYTLEVVPAQAGNMNALFERLTEVVYISPADQRRFKRRAAESSRYASLQLRNNLNETEAAWFAAHAFQFPGVELRARWVREYPQGQSAAHVVGYIGRIAENDNEELERAGLLGNYRGTDVIGKKGIEKTWEEALHGRTGLEEVEVTAGGRPMRTLRRIDPVPGSDIMLSIDLGLQKVAEEAFEGQRGALVAIDPDTGEVLAFVSQPSFDPNLFVDGIDVDNWRMLNESPDHPLINRPLYGTYPIGSTYKPFVGLAALELGKRRATDRISDPGYYEFGGQKFRNAGGAAYGMTDMHKAIVVSSDTYFYSLGPEIGVNALHDFTKQFGFGQITGIDLEGEKRGVLPSTEWKRSAYKDKDRQRWYAGETISVAVGQGYNAFTLLQLAQGTSTLANNGLYRRPHLVHAVRDPRSGVAKPTESAPDYRIPLKQANVDVIKNAMADVVRAGTARRAFANAPYQAAGKTGTAQVFSLRGGHYRASAIDERLRDHALFMGFAPLEHPRIAVALIVENAGWGASVAAPVARKVFDYWLAKDRQDKIQRPERNASTASVENITSDLVRQQ; this is encoded by the coding sequence ATGTTTGAATTCAAGAAAACCGGCCAGCAGCAGAAGCAGCGCTTCCGCCTGCGCGCCTGGGTCGGCGGCATCTTTGCGCTGGTCTGCTTCGGCGTGCTGATAGGCCGGTTCTGGTACTTGCAGGTCGACCGTTACGAAGGCCTGTCCGAACGCGCCGACCGCAACCGCATCGCGGTCGTGCCGATCCCGCCGCGCCGCGGCGAGATCCTCGACCGCAATGGCGAAGTGCTGGCGCGCAACTACCGCACCTACACCCTCGAAGTGGTGCCGGCCCAGGCCGGCAACATGAATGCGCTGTTCGAGCGTCTGACCGAGGTGGTCTACATCAGCCCGGCCGATCAACGCCGCTTCAAGCGCCGCGCCGCCGAATCCAGCCGCTACGCCAGCCTGCAGCTGCGCAACAACCTCAACGAGACCGAAGCGGCCTGGTTCGCGGCCCACGCCTTCCAGTTCCCCGGCGTCGAGCTGCGCGCCCGCTGGGTGCGCGAGTATCCGCAGGGGCAGTCCGCCGCCCACGTGGTGGGCTACATCGGCCGCATCGCCGAAAACGACAACGAGGAACTCGAACGCGCCGGCCTGCTGGGCAACTATCGCGGCACCGACGTGATCGGCAAGAAGGGCATCGAGAAGACCTGGGAAGAAGCCCTGCATGGCCGCACCGGCCTGGAAGAGGTCGAAGTGACCGCGGGCGGCCGCCCCATGCGCACGTTGCGCCGCATCGACCCGGTGCCGGGCTCGGACATCATGCTGTCGATCGACCTGGGCCTGCAGAAGGTGGCCGAGGAAGCCTTCGAGGGCCAGCGCGGCGCGCTGGTGGCGATCGATCCCGACACCGGCGAGGTGCTGGCCTTCGTCTCGCAGCCCTCGTTCGACCCGAACCTGTTCGTCGACGGCATCGACGTGGACAACTGGCGCATGCTGAACGAGTCGCCGGACCACCCGCTGATCAACCGCCCGCTGTACGGCACCTACCCGATCGGTTCCACCTACAAGCCTTTCGTCGGCCTGGCGGCGCTGGAACTGGGCAAGCGCCGCGCCACCGACCGCATCTCGGACCCCGGCTACTACGAGTTCGGCGGCCAGAAATTCCGCAATGCCGGCGGCGCCGCCTATGGCATGACCGACATGCACAAGGCCATCGTGGTGTCGTCGGACACGTACTTCTATTCGCTCGGCCCCGAGATCGGCGTGAACGCGCTGCACGATTTCACCAAGCAGTTCGGCTTTGGCCAGATCACCGGCATCGATCTCGAAGGCGAGAAGCGCGGCGTGCTGCCCTCGACCGAGTGGAAGCGTTCGGCCTACAAGGACAAGGACCGCCAGCGCTGGTACGCCGGCGAGACGATTTCGGTGGCGGTGGGGCAGGGCTACAACGCCTTCACCCTGCTGCAACTGGCGCAGGGCACCTCGACCCTGGCCAATAACGGGCTGTACCGCCGTCCGCACCTGGTGCACGCGGTGCGCGACCCGCGTTCGGGCGTGGCCAAGCCTACGGAATCCGCGCCCGACTACCGCATCCCTCTCAAGCAGGCCAACGTCGACGTCATCAAGAACGCCATGGCCGACGTGGTCCGCGCCGGCACCGCGCGCCGCGCCTTCGCCAACGCGCCCTATCAGGCCGCCGGCAAGACCGGCACGGCCCAGGTGTTCAGCCTGCGCGGCGGCCACTACCGCGCCAGCGCCATCGACGAACGCCTGCGCGACCACGCGCTGTTCATGGGCTTCGCGCCGCTGGAACACCCGCGCATCGCCGTCGCGCTGATCGTCGAAAACGCCGGCTGGGGCGCCAGCGTCGCCGCGCCGGTGGCGCGCAAGGTGTTCGACTACTGGCTGGCCAAGGATCGCCAGGACAAGATCCAGCGCCCCGAGCGCAACGCGTCGACGGCCTCGGTCGAAAACATCACCTCCGATCTGGTGCGCCAACAATGA
- the mreD gene encoding rod shape-determining protein MreD, translating to MDRTNQPSSGQPRRRLGTPSNVQPDRLSGPAHGLFVWGTILLVWLVSLLPWRLWQGAPDVLILIIAFWCVHEPRRVGLFTAFCFGLLMDVHDAGLLGEHALSYTLVAYGAVVLHRRLQRFDLWSQAMHMLPVFLIARFITQIIHAWLAGKWPGWDWSISVAITAALWPLAGWVLHLPQRGADDAESSSA from the coding sequence GTGGATCGGACTAACCAACCATCATCCGGCCAGCCCCGGCGCCGCCTGGGCACGCCCAGCAACGTGCAGCCTGACCGCCTGTCGGGGCCGGCGCACGGCCTCTTCGTGTGGGGCACCATCCTGCTGGTGTGGCTGGTGTCGCTGCTGCCGTGGCGGTTGTGGCAGGGCGCGCCCGACGTGCTGATCCTGATCATCGCTTTCTGGTGCGTCCATGAGCCGCGCCGCGTCGGCCTGTTCACCGCCTTCTGCTTCGGCCTGCTGATGGACGTGCATGACGCGGGCCTGCTCGGCGAGCACGCGCTGTCCTACACCCTGGTCGCCTACGGCGCCGTGGTGCTGCACCGCCGCCTGCAACGGTTCGACCTCTGGAGCCAGGCGATGCACATGTTGCCGGTGTTCCTGATCGCGCGCTTCATCACCCAGATCATCCATGCCTGGCTGGCCGGCAAGTGGCCGGGCTGGGACTGGAGCATCAGCGTGGCCATCACCGCCGCGTTGTGGCCGCTGGCGGGCTGGGTGCTGCACTTGCCGCAGCGCGGTGCCGACGACGCCGAATCCTCCTCCGCCTGA